CGGGACCTGCCTGACCGATCGCTACCGGCAGGTCCGTGCCCTCACCGAGACACTGGCGGCACCGCTCTCCGCCGAGGATCAGACGGCGCAGTCGATGCCCGACGTCAGCCCCACCAAGTGGCACCGCGCCCACACCTCGTGGTTCTTCGAGACCTTCGTGCTCGAGCCGTTCTCAGGTGGGTACCGGCCGTACGACGACCGCTTCGCCTACCTCTTCAACTCCTATTACGAGACAGTGGGTCCGTTCTTCCCGCGCGCCCACCGCGGTGTCGTCACCCGACCGGGGATAGCCGAGGTGACGGCCTACCGGGCGCACGTCGACGAGGCAGTGGACGACCTCCTGACCGCCGGCGCCCCCGCCGGCGCCGACGGACGCGTCGAGCTCGGCTGCCACCACGAGCAGCAACACCAGGAGCTCGTGCTGATGGACATCAAGAACGTGCTGGCAGCCAACCCGCTCGGCCCCGCCTACATGGGGTCACCTCCCCCGGCCGCCGGCCCGAACGGGGCGCGCCGGGCCGCGGGGGACCACCGGGTCCGCCACGACGGTGGGCTGGTGGAGATCGGTCACGACGGCTTCGGCTTCGCCTTCGACAACGAGCTCCCCCGTCACGGCGTGTACCTGCAGCCGTTCGAGCTGGCCGAGGACCTGGTCAGCAACGGGCAGTGGCTCGAGTTCATGGCCGACGGCGGCTACGAGCGTCCCGAGCTGTGGCTGTCGGAGGGCTGGGCCAAGGTCCGGGCCGAGGGGTGGGACTCACCGCTCTACTGGCACGCCG
This Acidimicrobiales bacterium DNA region includes the following protein-coding sequences:
- the egtB gene encoding ergothioneine biosynthesis protein EgtB, with protein sequence MLRTEPDALGTCLTDRYRQVRALTETLAAPLSAEDQTAQSMPDVSPTKWHRAHTSWFFETFVLEPFSGGYRPYDDRFAYLFNSYYETVGPFFPRAHRGVVTRPGIAEVTAYRAHVDEAVDDLLTAGAPAGADGRVELGCHHEQQHQELVLMDIKNVLAANPLGPAYMGSPPPAAGPNGARRAAGDHRVRHDGGLVEIGHDGFGFAFDNELPRHGVYLQPFELAEDLVSNGQWLEFMADGGYERPELWLSEGWAKVRAEGWDSPLYWHAADGGWRHYTLAGVRAVDPAEAVCHVSYFEADAFARWSGARLPTEAEWEVVAAGQPVEGRFLDPDRLHPGPAAGAASMFGDVWQWTSSSYAPYPGYRPGAGALGEYNGKFMANQYVLRGGSCVSPAGHLRATYRNYFPAGARWAFAGLRLARDL